Proteins from a genomic interval of Methanoplanus endosymbiosus:
- a CDS encoding flavodoxin domain-containing protein, with product MTAGKVLVAYATRYGSTKDIAEVIADTIRKRGIETDCMDINTINPENMSVYDAFFVGSPLHLGKWLPEAKEFMQFRRDVLNKKPVFVFTCGITLKDKTEHILKKAEFALYEFSQYVKMDEKEFFAGKLTIADLNETDSQIVRIAGVGEGDYTDINTVNKWADGIADKYLKAQ from the coding sequence ATGACTGCCGGAAAAGTGCTCGTGGCATATGCCACAAGATACGGTTCAACTAAGGATATAGCCGAAGTAATAGCTGATACAATCAGAAAGAGAGGTATTGAAACGGACTGTATGGACATCAATACAATCAACCCCGAAAATATGTCTGTTTATGATGCCTTCTTTGTCGGAAGTCCGCTTCACCTTGGGAAATGGCTGCCGGAAGCAAAGGAATTCATGCAGTTCAGACGGGATGTCCTGAATAAAAAACCGGTTTTTGTCTTCACATGCGGAATTACACTCAAAGATAAAACAGAACATATCCTGAAAAAAGCTGAATTCGCATTATATGAATTCTCACAGTATGTAAAAATGGATGAAAAGGAGTTCTTCGCCGGAAAACTGACAATTGCAGATCTAAATGAGACTGACAGCCAGATCGTCCGGATTGCAGGAGTTGGTGAAGGAGATTATACAGATATAAATACTGTTAATAAATGGGCAGATGGCATAGCAGATAAATATCTTAAAGCACAATAA
- a CDS encoding FecCD family ABC transporter permease encodes MKKKNILVILILLTISLFSIIFSISLGPTEVELSTLLGIFLNPSGADQTANLIILDIRLPRILSAFFVGCGLAVAGAVMQGLFKNSMADPYIIGTSSGGALGAAISIVIFAGAGLPIFAFIGATGATLMVYVLATKNGRAPVETLLLSGVALSMFFSAILSFLMYNAGKSLHQIVFWLMGGFWNVGWTDALTGLIIIFASVFLLFFSRDLNILSLGEDDAGTLGVNVELLKKVLLVVSSLVAGIAVAIAGAIGFIGLITPHVMRLIVGPDHRVLIPSSLLAGGLFLLWADNMTRTFFNEMPVGVITAFVGAPFFLLLLRRRMKA; translated from the coding sequence ATGAAGAAAAAAAATATTCTGGTAATTCTGATTCTTCTGACTATATCTCTCTTCAGTATTATCTTCTCAATATCCCTTGGACCGACAGAGGTTGAACTGTCCACCCTTCTGGGCATTTTTTTAAATCCTTCCGGGGCTGATCAAACTGCAAATCTGATAATATTGGACATCAGACTGCCAAGAATATTGTCGGCATTTTTTGTCGGCTGCGGGCTGGCTGTTGCCGGTGCGGTGATGCAGGGACTGTTCAAAAATTCAATGGCTGACCCTTATATTATCGGAACTTCCTCAGGTGGTGCACTTGGTGCTGCCATATCAATAGTAATTTTTGCAGGTGCCGGCCTTCCGATATTTGCATTCATTGGTGCAACAGGAGCAACGCTTATGGTGTATGTTCTTGCAACCAAAAACGGCAGAGCGCCGGTAGAGACTCTTCTTCTCTCCGGAGTTGCCCTGTCCATGTTCTTCTCAGCAATACTCTCATTTTTGATGTATAATGCCGGAAAAAGTCTTCACCAGATTGTCTTCTGGCTGATGGGAGGTTTCTGGAACGTAGGGTGGACTGATGCTTTAACAGGCCTGATTATTATCTTTGCATCAGTATTTCTCCTCTTCTTCTCAAGGGATTTAAATATCCTCTCTTTAGGTGAGGATGATGCCGGCACTCTCGGTGTTAATGTTGAACTGCTGAAGAAAGTTCTTCTTGTTGTAAGTTCTCTTGTTGCCGGAATTGCGGTTGCGATTGCCGGTGCTATAGGTTTCATAGGGCTTATTACCCCTCATGTTATGCGCCTCATTGTCGGGCCTGATCACAGGGTGCTCATACCTTCGTCACTACTTGCCGGAGGACTTTTTTTACTGTGGGCTGACAATATGACCAGAACATTCTTCAATGAAATGCCGGTCGGAGTAATAACTGCATTTGTTGGAGCACCGTTCTTCCTGCTCCTGCTCAGAAGGAGGATGAAGGCATGA
- a CDS encoding ABC transporter ATP-binding protein, with the protein MIIVDDISSGYGGDDIIRDISFSPGDGEFVGIIGPNGSGKSTLLKSIAGILNLSCGIVKIDELDVSKVSPKDMAKTLGVVPQETAISFDYSVFDIVMMGRHAYIGRFSQESAEDIDIVNHAIDTCNLRHLAERSVNEISGGERQRVIIARALAQQPKVLLLDEATSHLDINHQMEILNLIKDLSGVTKIGVFHDLNLASQYCDRLILLNNGKVCSSGLPNEVITQKNLSEFYGINAVVAVNPITKKPKIVSLIESGDKSAEKLNIHIISGGGSGCEIMYALYECGHILTAGILSIDDSDYYAAKSLGIDVLSVMPFSPPDNAMLCKLSEIISEADAVVIAGMCVGDGNIVNIDVLTENQDIPVYVVGEFSDFTSGGKLNDTLSKIKKRIHYAGDLSGLSSEISGR; encoded by the coding sequence ATGATCATTGTAGATGACATATCTTCGGGATATGGCGGGGATGACATAATCCGTGACATATCATTTTCACCGGGAGATGGCGAATTTGTGGGAATTATCGGGCCGAATGGTTCGGGTAAGAGTACTCTTCTCAAATCCATTGCAGGAATTTTAAATCTTTCATGCGGAATTGTAAAGATTGATGAACTTGATGTATCAAAGGTTTCACCAAAAGATATGGCTAAAACTCTCGGTGTTGTCCCCCAGGAGACTGCAATATCCTTTGATTATTCGGTATTTGATATTGTTATGATGGGCCGTCATGCGTACATCGGCAGATTCAGCCAGGAATCAGCAGAAGATATTGACATTGTGAATCATGCAATAGATACATGCAATCTCAGACATCTTGCAGAGAGATCTGTCAATGAAATCAGCGGCGGCGAGAGACAGAGAGTGATTATTGCAAGAGCACTTGCACAGCAGCCAAAAGTTCTTCTCCTGGATGAGGCAACATCTCACCTCGATATCAATCACCAGATGGAGATACTAAACCTGATAAAGGACCTCTCAGGTGTGACAAAGATAGGGGTATTCCATGACTTAAATCTTGCATCCCAGTACTGCGACAGGCTTATTTTGCTGAATAACGGGAAAGTCTGCTCATCCGGTCTGCCAAATGAGGTTATTACCCAGAAGAATCTCTCGGAATTTTATGGTATTAATGCAGTTGTAGCTGTTAATCCGATCACAAAAAAACCGAAGATAGTTTCTCTCATTGAATCCGGAGACAAATCAGCAGAAAAACTTAACATTCATATCATCTCCGGCGGAGGTTCGGGTTGTGAGATAATGTATGCCCTTTATGAATGCGGGCATATTCTCACTGCCGGAATTCTGTCCATTGATGACTCGGACTACTATGCAGCCAAATCACTTGGAATTGATGTACTGTCAGTTATGCCGTTTTCACCTCCGGATAATGCAATGCTCTGTAAATTATCAGAAATAATCTCAGAGGCAGATGCTGTTGTTATTGCCGGCATGTGTGTCGGTGACGGGAATATTGTGAATATTGATGTTCTCACGGAAAATCAGGATATACCTGTATATGTGGTCGGTGAATTTTCAGATTTCACTTCCGGCGGAAAACTGAATGATACCCTTTCAAAGATCAAAAAACGGATACATTATGCCGGAGATCTCTCCGGACTGTCTTCAGAAATATCCGGCAGATAA
- a CDS encoding outer membrane protein assembly factor BamB family protein, with protein sequence MILGMNKRIYCLTITFLLIITLLSGTVSASDADDLNSSLCGEGIEEYRVFPGNSIGNISDVENEKMRSSGESVSCSDSVNPDDSVIEQVIQPDTQNNNNCLFFDEEIITSEGTGPKTANIRWNTTPLSGDADTPPLIADGKVFVSTWWTTNQMDDYYLYCYNQSDGTFLWKNTLASGIGSYLASAATGGGRIFVRGINGVLYAVDMDTGVTKWTKTLDTSPLWWSQTTSSPVVSGDYILAVSQTTGILRKFDFSGNEIKTFNGGGTLEHRSSPVVSDGDAYFAAGDSLKLFSINFETFEENWNFVSSEKILSSPVIGTDALYFTTSSYLYALNKSSGEELWIAAISSPSGAGTPAFSDGHLYVGEKDGLHKYSSADGSEVWHYSSASIAASPAIAENGVYFATNEKAGKVICLNPDDGTLIWEYTQAAPAGGYFAAFWGSSPVIDNEKLYIGGAYYNTLYCFGKMDDFSWSGDVTLEEGPDFKYSPTNNPSADYNVNAASDLAALKKASEKGGFEYYTDDSSYPSYNTFELTGIGGINQTDDLSYCWSEYINGERISEGLAGNILRDGDLLQFAYGFCDSGKGIYPAPDNSDNSVNITVSVLKKQNKGPKTSNIRWNTASLSGDVETPPVIADGKVFFSTWWTTNKMDDYYLYCYNQSDGSYLWKNTLANNVSSYLASPASGGGNVYVRGTDGVLYAVDMDTGKTNWTKTLDNSPQWWSQATSSPVVSGDYILAVSQTTGILRKFDFEGNEVKTFNGGGTLEYRSSPVVSGEYIYFAAGDSQKLYSLNFETFEENWNFISPEKILSSPVMGTDSIYFTTSSNLYAINKSSGEELWSTAISSPNGAGTPSFMDGHLYAGEKDGLHKYSAADGSEEWHYSSASIAASPAIAENGIYFATNEKAGKVVCVNPDDGTLIWEYAQAAPAGNCFAAFWGSSPVIDNEMLYIGGAYYDTLYCFGPEMPLGEPHLYASPKGGKAPVNVSFSATGCENAKRFVLDFGDGSDKHISGSLSGVSVLHTYTNVSEYTAKLTAYNSDETESRSCDLKINVITAPVNKTAENSVSANVPGVNISVSQPGIQDISINLSGWEESDGVAGYTKPDGTEVTIQTGNYTKSGDVLSGEVTSVTISSPGINGSEISPDVGNASVNFNFTMGDYQENATVETTISPDVVDDAKNAFSVACTDSNLVCDSIAYTVYFTKSGFTNDSSVSGVNLSFTVKNTWIDSQGGISDVRIIRWKDDGESEVLSPFSYDISGNYTRLYVYSDGFSVYGLIMAHSNAPSPTPTTGGGGGGGSSLTYTPVTLSSGTFEVTATNSGKVYDVDICTALGILHVKGISFVVDDGWYAEYGTLFVKSVQGEDNEGNAGWMYQVNGNTGNIGANVFKLNNGDEVLWYYSESMESVPEESAQKIALKASISSSASGSSGSSGGGGAATTSGGNVLAATGSVDLAIGLPEDSSLTLEGGRMYFSIDIQSAKSSGEVIVQDKNSLIITRGDLTLKIRFKDYKVRDGVTSGEIESISISTAPVIKNSGMDAGVKACLDMEMNSIPVDGQLILSIPDDVDSEEINRLLKSSGTGKVIGNAVYELDAEKENIENGVDVASATVYMTVPEDLLSSKGELSEFRIVHILDDGGAEIITPEILNDDEPGLVTFKGISQNGVSSSFVLATITSESKSSGQAGEDNLNLTGEENNAEKSGSYAMPVFAVLAVLSLAAALKYNRR encoded by the coding sequence ATGATATTGGGTATGAATAAGCGGATATATTGCTTAACAATAACATTTCTTTTAATTATTACATTATTATCAGGAACAGTTTCAGCGTCAGATGCTGATGACCTGAACTCTTCTCTATGCGGGGAGGGTATTGAAGAATACAGGGTTTTTCCGGGAAATTCCATAGGGAATATTTCTGATGTCGAAAATGAAAAGATGAGATCTTCCGGAGAATCAGTGTCATGTTCTGATTCTGTTAATCCGGATGATTCTGTAATAGAACAGGTGATCCAACCGGATACGCAGAATAATAACAATTGTCTTTTTTTTGATGAGGAGATTATAACATCTGAAGGCACAGGCCCAAAAACCGCAAACATCCGCTGGAATACAACTCCTCTCTCCGGTGATGCTGATACTCCGCCTCTAATTGCGGATGGCAAAGTCTTCGTCTCCACCTGGTGGACGACAAACCAGATGGATGATTATTACCTCTACTGCTATAACCAGAGTGACGGCACATTTCTCTGGAAGAACACACTTGCCAGTGGAATTGGATCATACCTCGCTTCAGCCGCAACAGGTGGCGGCAGGATATTTGTCCGGGGCATAAATGGTGTTCTTTACGCCGTTGATATGGATACAGGGGTGACCAAATGGACAAAAACCCTTGATACCTCGCCTCTGTGGTGGAGCCAGACAACATCATCCCCTGTTGTATCCGGAGATTATATTCTGGCAGTCTCCCAGACAACCGGAATTTTAAGGAAGTTTGATTTTTCCGGCAATGAGATTAAGACATTCAACGGAGGAGGAACTCTGGAACACAGGAGTTCTCCGGTTGTATCCGATGGAGATGCCTATTTCGCTGCCGGAGATTCGTTAAAGCTTTTCTCAATTAATTTTGAAACCTTTGAAGAGAACTGGAATTTTGTATCATCTGAAAAGATACTCTCATCACCTGTAATTGGTACTGATGCACTTTACTTCACCACTTCATCATACCTTTATGCTCTCAATAAAAGTTCCGGTGAAGAACTCTGGATTGCTGCCATAAGTTCGCCAAGCGGTGCCGGCACTCCTGCTTTCTCAGACGGGCATCTCTATGTAGGTGAAAAGGACGGGCTGCATAAATACAGTTCAGCAGACGGATCTGAAGTGTGGCATTACTCATCAGCAAGCATTGCAGCATCTCCCGCTATTGCTGAGAATGGGGTATATTTCGCCACCAATGAGAAAGCCGGAAAAGTAATCTGCTTAAATCCTGATGACGGCACTCTGATCTGGGAGTATACACAGGCAGCACCTGCCGGAGGCTACTTTGCGGCATTCTGGGGTTCATCACCGGTAATTGATAATGAAAAACTCTATATCGGCGGTGCATATTATAACACTCTATACTGCTTCGGCAAAATGGATGATTTCAGCTGGAGCGGTGATGTCACACTTGAGGAAGGGCCTGATTTTAAATATTCACCAACGAACAATCCGTCAGCAGATTACAATGTAAATGCGGCATCTGATCTTGCAGCGCTGAAGAAAGCGTCAGAGAAAGGCGGGTTTGAGTATTATACAGATGATTCATCATATCCTTCATACAATACATTTGAGCTTACCGGAATTGGAGGGATAAACCAGACAGATGACCTCTCATACTGCTGGTCAGAATACATCAACGGTGAGAGAATATCAGAAGGGCTTGCCGGTAATATTTTAAGAGACGGAGACCTTCTCCAGTTTGCCTATGGATTTTGCGATTCCGGGAAAGGGATTTACCCGGCACCGGACAACTCCGACAATTCTGTCAATATTACAGTTTCTGTTCTAAAAAAGCAGAACAAAGGGCCAAAAACCTCAAACATCCGCTGGAATACAGCTTCTCTCTCCGGCGATGTTGAGACACCACCCGTTATTGCGGATGGCAAAGTCTTCTTCTCCACCTGGTGGACTACAAACAAAATGGATGATTATTACCTCTACTGCTATAACCAGAGTGACGGATCATATCTCTGGAAGAATACACTTGCAAATAATGTAAGTTCTTACCTGGCTTCTCCGGCATCAGGCGGCGGCAATGTATATGTAAGAGGTACTGACGGTGTACTGTATGCTGTTGATATGGATACCGGAAAAACCAACTGGACAAAAACACTTGATAATTCGCCACAGTGGTGGAGTCAGGCAACCTCCTCCCCCGTAGTATCAGGAGATTATATTCTGGCAGTTTCGCAGACAACCGGAATTCTGAGGAAATTTGACTTTGAGGGCAATGAAGTTAAAACATTCAACGGTGGAGGAACACTGGAATACAGGAGTTCTCCCGTTGTATCCGGTGAATATATCTATTTCGCAGCCGGAGATTCTCAGAAACTATACTCTTTAAATTTTGAGACCTTTGAGGAGAACTGGAATTTTATATCACCTGAAAAAATACTCTCATCACCTGTTATGGGCACAGATAGTATTTATTTCACCACTTCGTCAAACCTGTATGCCATCAATAAAAGTTCCGGAGAAGAACTATGGAGCACTGCCATAAGTTCACCAAATGGTGCAGGCACCCCTTCATTCATGGACGGACATCTGTATGCTGGTGAAAAGGATGGTCTGCATAAATACAGTGCAGCAGACGGTTCTGAAGAGTGGCATTATTCATCTGCAAGCATTGCAGCCTCTCCGGCTATTGCTGAAAATGGCATATATTTTGCCACCAATGAGAAAGCCGGAAAAGTAGTCTGTGTAAATCCGGATGACGGCACTCTGATCTGGGAATATGCACAGGCAGCACCTGCCGGAAATTGCTTCGCGGCATTCTGGGGTTCATCTCCGGTAATTGACAATGAAATGCTCTATATCGGCGGTGCATATTACGATACTCTCTACTGTTTCGGCCCGGAAATGCCACTTGGAGAACCACACCTCTATGCCTCTCCAAAAGGCGGAAAGGCACCGGTAAATGTAAGTTTTTCTGCAACCGGGTGTGAAAATGCAAAGAGATTCGTTCTGGACTTCGGTGATGGTTCAGATAAACATATCTCCGGCAGTCTCTCAGGTGTATCTGTATTACATACCTACACAAATGTCAGTGAATATACTGCAAAACTTACAGCATATAATAGTGATGAAACTGAATCACGCTCCTGCGATCTGAAAATAAACGTAATCACTGCTCCGGTGAATAAAACAGCCGAAAATTCTGTCTCAGCCAATGTTCCGGGAGTGAACATTTCGGTTTCACAGCCAGGAATACAGGATATAAGCATTAATCTCTCCGGTTGGGAAGAATCAGACGGAGTTGCAGGATATACAAAACCTGACGGAACAGAGGTAACGATTCAGACCGGAAATTATACCAAATCAGGCGATGTACTTTCAGGTGAAGTCACCTCAGTAACAATATCGTCTCCGGGTATAAACGGCAGTGAGATTAGCCCGGATGTGGGAAATGCTTCAGTAAACTTTAATTTTACAATGGGTGACTACCAGGAGAATGCCACAGTTGAGACTACCATCTCTCCGGACGTGGTGGATGATGCCAAAAATGCCTTCTCTGTTGCATGCACAGATTCAAATCTTGTATGTGACAGTATTGCATATACCGTCTATTTCACAAAATCAGGATTTACCAATGATTCATCAGTCTCAGGAGTAAACCTCTCCTTTACTGTTAAAAATACCTGGATTGACAGTCAGGGTGGGATTTCAGATGTCAGGATTATAAGATGGAAAGATGACGGAGAGAGTGAAGTTCTGTCACCGTTTTCATATGATATTTCCGGAAATTACACCCGGTTATATGTCTATTCCGATGGATTTTCAGTTTATGGCCTTATTATGGCACACAGCAATGCACCTTCACCAACTCCGACTACCGGAGGAGGTGGGGGCGGAGGAAGTTCACTGACATACACCCCGGTGACACTTTCATCCGGTACATTTGAAGTAACTGCTACGAACAGTGGGAAAGTCTACGATGTTGACATATGCACTGCCCTTGGTATCCTTCATGTAAAGGGAATTTCATTTGTGGTAGATGACGGCTGGTATGCCGAGTATGGAACTCTGTTTGTTAAATCAGTGCAGGGTGAGGATAATGAGGGAAATGCCGGCTGGATGTACCAGGTAAACGGAAATACAGGAAATATTGGTGCTAATGTATTTAAACTGAACAATGGCGATGAGGTATTATGGTATTATAGCGAGAGCATGGAATCCGTGCCCGAAGAATCGGCTCAGAAGATTGCACTTAAAGCCAGTATCTCTTCCTCAGCTTCGGGCAGTTCCGGCTCTTCTGGCGGAGGTGGCGCGGCCACCACATCAGGTGGAAATGTTTTGGCAGCAACCGGTTCAGTTGATCTGGCAATCGGGCTGCCTGAGGATTCATCCTTAACCCTTGAAGGCGGAAGGATGTACTTCTCAATAGATATTCAGTCTGCAAAATCCTCCGGTGAGGTGATTGTTCAGGATAAAAATTCCCTGATAATCACAAGGGGAGATTTAACTCTTAAAATAAGGTTTAAGGATTATAAAGTACGTGATGGTGTAACTTCCGGTGAGATAGAATCTATATCAATCTCCACTGCTCCGGTAATTAAAAATTCCGGGATGGATGCAGGAGTAAAAGCCTGCCTTGATATGGAGATGAACAGTATCCCTGTTGACGGCCAGCTTATCCTGTCAATACCTGATGATGTCGATTCCGAGGAAATTAACCGGCTGCTTAAAAGCTCAGGCACAGGAAAAGTAATCGGCAATGCGGTATATGAGCTTGATGCTGAGAAAGAGAATATTGAAAACGGTGTGGATGTTGCTTCTGCAACTGTATATATGACTGTGCCGGAAGATCTTCTCAGCAGTAAAGGGGAATTATCTGAATTCAGGATTGTCCATATACTGGATGATGGCGGTGCAGAGATAATTACACCTGAAATCCTCAATGATGATGAACCGGGCCTGGTGACATTTAAGGGTATATCTCAAAACGGTGTATCATCCTCATTTGTTCTTGCAACAATTACATCAGAGAGTAAATCTTCAGGTCAGGCAGGCGAAGATAATCTGAATCTGACCGGAGAAGAGAATAATGCAGAAAAATCCGGTTCATACGCAATGCCGGTTTTTGCTGTACTGGCTGTTCTGTCTCTTGCAGCAGCCCTGAAATATAACAGGAGATGA
- a CDS encoding helical backbone metal receptor, with product MINLRKKLISVFLTVLFLVLVCPADSYPLGLSDQEITGSIDYFKTCQKSDGGFGEQDRNSNPGTSTWVILALAAAGEDISEWKSGSVSAMDYLKSLAPETVALDGTSETSKMILTLVAIGEDPRSFEGTDFVTLLKSKEKDSGQYGDHIYTTNWAVMALSAAGEDVSKSVQWLESQQNDDGGFGWTTGAESDNDDTSSAVMALCSAGRSSSSPSIKSAISFFRNSQGDDGGFNYGGSSSSNTASDSWVIQALIAAGEDPISFVKDGKSPVDNLMTYRTDDGYFMWTSLLTDNPCRMTSAAVPALLGIPYPIKPDDHLSVAKTSAGSQSGSTSKDSSSDADSTGSSYLSGSDASSEDSNRAVIVVDDFGRSVEINGYPQRIISLAPANTEILYALGLGDKIVGVTDYCNYPAEAETVEKVGGYSTPNVEKIVAAKPDLIIASFGNTEEVANKLRNMGFVVISTNPTDISDVLNDITIIGEATGTETKAREIVTDMEDRINSIRTKAAGADEHPTVAHMVWYDPVWVSGSETFQNEMFEIISAKNAFPEVKGWGTVSLEEFVVTNPDVIVVSSGSGMGTEGRDVIYNYLMEETRFKNMNAVKNNRVYVVDADIIDRGGPRIVDGLEEVAADVYPDLFTYTANSENNNSESAPLGMSVIMSLIAGLSIVFLRGKEKA from the coding sequence ATGATTAATTTGAGAAAAAAACTGATATCAGTATTTTTAACTGTACTCTTCTTAGTACTGGTCTGCCCGGCAGACAGTTATCCGCTTGGTCTGTCAGACCAGGAGATAACAGGATCGATAGATTACTTTAAGACATGCCAGAAGTCCGACGGTGGTTTTGGCGAGCAGGATCGTAACTCCAACCCGGGTACTTCAACATGGGTTATACTTGCCCTCGCCGCTGCCGGAGAAGATATTTCTGAATGGAAATCCGGTAGTGTTTCGGCTATGGATTACCTGAAATCACTTGCACCTGAGACTGTTGCGCTGGATGGTACATCAGAGACATCAAAGATGATTCTTACCCTGGTAGCTATCGGTGAAGATCCACGCAGTTTTGAAGGAACAGATTTTGTAACTCTCCTAAAGAGTAAGGAGAAGGATTCCGGGCAGTATGGCGATCATATATATACCACAAACTGGGCTGTTATGGCATTGTCTGCTGCCGGTGAGGATGTTTCAAAGTCAGTACAATGGCTTGAATCACAGCAGAATGATGACGGTGGTTTTGGCTGGACAACAGGCGCTGAAAGTGACAATGATGATACATCTTCTGCCGTTATGGCATTATGCTCAGCAGGAAGAAGTTCATCATCCCCGTCAATAAAATCTGCAATATCATTCTTCAGAAACAGCCAGGGTGATGACGGCGGCTTCAATTACGGCGGCTCAAGTTCATCCAATACAGCATCTGATTCGTGGGTTATTCAGGCACTTATCGCCGCCGGAGAAGATCCAATCAGTTTTGTAAAGGATGGTAAATCTCCGGTGGACAACCTTATGACATACAGGACAGATGATGGTTATTTCATGTGGACATCACTCTTAACTGACAATCCATGCAGAATGACCTCAGCCGCAGTCCCGGCACTTCTTGGAATTCCATACCCGATAAAACCTGATGACCACCTCTCAGTTGCAAAAACATCAGCAGGCAGCCAGTCAGGCAGTACCTCAAAGGACTCTTCGTCAGATGCTGACTCAACAGGTTCTTCATATCTTTCCGGTTCTGATGCTTCATCAGAGGATTCCAACAGAGCAGTAATCGTAGTTGATGACTTTGGCAGAAGTGTTGAAATTAACGGTTATCCACAGAGAATAATCTCCCTTGCACCTGCAAACACTGAAATTCTGTATGCACTCGGCCTTGGAGACAAAATTGTGGGTGTGACAGATTATTGTAATTATCCGGCAGAAGCTGAAACAGTTGAAAAAGTCGGTGGATATTCCACTCCAAATGTTGAAAAAATAGTAGCTGCAAAACCTGATCTTATCATTGCATCATTCGGGAACACCGAAGAAGTGGCAAATAAACTCAGGAATATGGGCTTTGTTGTGATCTCAACAAATCCAACTGACATATCAGATGTTTTAAATGACATTACCATTATCGGAGAGGCAACCGGAACTGAGACAAAAGCCAGAGAAATTGTAACTGATATGGAAGACCGCATTAATTCCATACGGACAAAGGCCGCCGGAGCAGATGAACATCCGACAGTTGCACATATGGTATGGTACGATCCTGTCTGGGTCAGTGGAAGTGAGACCTTCCAGAATGAGATGTTTGAGATAATCAGTGCAAAGAATGCATTCCCTGAGGTGAAAGGATGGGGCACTGTCAGCCTTGAAGAGTTTGTTGTCACAAATCCGGATGTGATTGTCGTAAGTTCAGGCTCAGGTATGGGTACAGAAGGGAGGGATGTAATCTACAATTACCTCATGGAAGAGACAAGATTCAAAAACATGAATGCGGTGAAGAATAACCGTGTCTATGTTGTTGACGCAGATATTATTGACAGGGGCGGACCGAGAATTGTTGACGGACTTGAGGAGGTTGCAGCCGATGTTTATCCTGATCTCTTTACATATACAGCTAATAGTGAAAATAATAACTCCGAATCAGCCCCACTCGGAATGTCGGTTATAATGTCGTTAATTGCAGGTTTATCCATTGTTTTCCTGCGGGGAAAGGAGAAAGCCTGA